The Halorussus salinus genome includes a region encoding these proteins:
- a CDS encoding hemolysin family protein, whose amino-acid sequence MNSLEVGARLVAGTMLILANGFFVAIEFALTRARQFTEDEFVDDTPALERAWEMTQNLEIYLTTCQVGITASSIAVGIVAEPALAAIFEPLFANTAFASVGAGAIIAFLIINLVHLTHGEQTPTYLGVERSRMVCRYGASPLYWFHYVISPLITLGDTVAKWTLKLFGIEMTGAWLETEEDAIESRADLRNRLGSVLERGDLSDERRDEVMSALYVGEQSVREVMVPPDEIVALSTEADADENFRRMSERPQTRYPLVGGDLTDFVGIVYTPVLVRHREMLTGDDIDFTELAAPPMTLSPDADVSDAIDQFQTENQELALVVEDGDVVGLVTVTDLLETVMGDIEDPLDKERPAVDGNA is encoded by the coding sequence ATGAACTCACTCGAAGTCGGGGCTCGACTCGTCGCGGGGACGATGCTGATACTGGCGAACGGCTTCTTCGTCGCCATCGAGTTCGCGCTGACGCGCGCCCGGCAGTTCACCGAAGACGAGTTCGTCGACGACACCCCGGCGTTGGAGCGGGCGTGGGAGATGACCCAGAACTTGGAAATATATCTCACCACCTGTCAGGTCGGCATCACCGCGTCGAGCATCGCGGTCGGCATCGTCGCCGAACCCGCGCTCGCGGCCATCTTCGAACCGCTGTTCGCGAACACCGCGTTCGCGTCGGTCGGCGCGGGTGCCATCATCGCGTTCCTCATCATCAACCTCGTCCACCTGACCCACGGCGAGCAGACGCCGACGTATCTCGGCGTCGAGCGCTCCCGGATGGTCTGTCGGTACGGCGCGTCCCCGCTGTACTGGTTCCACTACGTCATCTCGCCGCTCATCACGCTCGGCGACACGGTAGCCAAGTGGACGCTCAAACTGTTCGGTATCGAGATGACCGGCGCGTGGCTCGAAACCGAGGAGGACGCCATCGAGTCGCGGGCCGACCTCCGCAACCGACTCGGTTCGGTCCTCGAACGCGGGGACCTCTCCGACGAGCGCCGGGACGAGGTGATGAGCGCGCTGTACGTCGGCGAGCAGTCGGTCCGCGAGGTGATGGTGCCGCCGGACGAAATCGTCGCGCTGTCCACCGAGGCCGACGCCGACGAGAACTTTCGGCGGATGTCCGAGCGACCCCAGACGCGGTACCCGCTGGTCGGGGGCGACCTCACCGACTTCGTGGGTATCGTCTACACGCCCGTCCTCGTGCGCCACCGCGAGATGCTGACCGGTGACGACATCGACTTCACGGAACTGGCCGCGCCGCCGATGACCCTCTCGCCGGACGCCGACGTGAGCGACGCCATCGACCAGTTCCAGACCGAGAATCAGGAACTCGCGTTGGTCGTCGAGGACGGCGATGTCGTCGGCCTCGTGACCGTGACCGACCTGCTGGAGACGGTCATGGGCGACATCGAGGACCCGCTCGACAAGGAACGGCCCGCGGTGGACGGGAACGCGTAG
- a CDS encoding DUF7282 domain-containing protein, translating to MLLITAGLSGAVGATPTRGGAEAGLADSSAAPLAQETTTQGEEANETANATVTFTDQRTNGSAVVVDEANLSDGGYLAIFAQNGTLLGNSSYLEPGTYENVTVPLNTEINGSQVVIAAPHVDTDGDRQFGFNATSAAEVGAENATDRPYIGPNGLPIGEVAFVITGDAPRRTTTAAANRTTTTA from the coding sequence GTGTTGTTGATTACCGCCGGGCTGTCGGGCGCGGTCGGTGCGACGCCCACCCGAGGAGGGGCCGAGGCAGGACTCGCGGACTCCTCGGCCGCGCCGCTCGCGCAGGAGACGACGACGCAGGGCGAGGAGGCCAACGAGACGGCCAACGCGACCGTGACGTTCACCGACCAGCGGACCAACGGGTCGGCCGTCGTCGTGGACGAGGCGAACCTCTCCGACGGGGGCTACCTCGCAATCTTCGCGCAGAACGGGACGCTCCTCGGGAACTCGTCGTACCTCGAACCGGGCACCTACGAGAACGTGACCGTCCCGCTCAACACGGAGATAAACGGGTCGCAGGTCGTCATCGCCGCGCCGCACGTGGACACCGACGGCGACCGGCAGTTCGGCTTCAACGCCACGAGCGCCGCGGAGGTCGGTGCCGAGAACGCGACCGACCGGCCGTACATCGGCCCGAACGGCCTACCCATCGGCGAAGTCGCGTTCGTCATCACGGGCGACGCACCGCGCCGCACCACGACAGCCGCCGCGAACCGGACCACCACGACCGCCTGA
- a CDS encoding universal stress protein gives MYHDVLIPTDGSEGSEAAVEQGVAIASDRGATAHFLYVVDIGEEMSASAVGAIADDLAETHRQEADDALGDGEERAEAAGVAHEREILEGTPHEAITQYADDRDVDLVVVGASGESGLTDRLLGTTSEKVVGSADASVLVARP, from the coding sequence GTGTATCACGACGTTCTGATACCGACCGACGGGAGCGAGGGGAGTGAGGCCGCAGTCGAACAGGGGGTAGCTATCGCGAGCGACCGCGGAGCGACGGCTCACTTCCTGTACGTGGTCGATATAGGAGAGGAGATGTCCGCGTCGGCCGTCGGTGCCATCGCCGACGACCTCGCGGAGACACACCGACAGGAGGCCGACGATGCGCTCGGTGATGGGGAAGAACGGGCCGAAGCGGCGGGCGTCGCCCACGAACGAGAAATCCTCGAAGGCACGCCCCACGAAGCGATAACCCAGTACGCCGACGACCGGGACGTGGACCTCGTGGTCGTGGGCGCGAGCGGCGAGTCGGGACTGACCGACCGTCTCCTCGGGACGACCAGCGAGAAGGTGGTCGGCTCGGCCGACGCCTCCGTGCTGGTCGCGCGACCGTAA
- a CDS encoding M20 family metallo-hydrolase, which yields MDADDDLLAVDARRLRDDIERNAAFGDIEADEGRGRTVLTGTEPNREAREYLVERLEDAGLDVRIDAVGNVAGRWTPESVGVAPETDSDADGDADPAPVAAGSHLDSVPEGGIFDGPLGVYAALEAVRAMQDAGLEPDRPVEVVSFTEEEGQRFASGLLGSSVAVGERSVEDALALEADGVGDREGTVTLESALETIGFRGEGLLDASEWDAWLELHVEQSERLTDAGVPVGVVTAITGITHCEATVRGEANHAGATPMGDRTDALAAASEFVLDVERAANEVVAADSETAVGTVGSLDVRPNATNVVPGAVETGVDIRDVDRDAMQELVARAERSLARLERERGVETEFRRPFDLEPTPMSDRVRDAAHDAGERAGIETLDMHSGAAHDTMHVASVTDAGLLFAPSRDGISHNPKEWTDWDDCATATRVLAGALADLAGADLGAE from the coding sequence ATGGACGCAGACGACGACCTCCTCGCGGTAGACGCCCGGCGACTCAGAGACGACATCGAGCGGAACGCCGCGTTCGGCGACATCGAGGCCGACGAGGGCCGCGGCCGGACCGTCCTCACCGGCACCGAACCCAACCGCGAGGCCCGCGAGTACCTCGTGGAACGACTCGAAGACGCCGGACTCGACGTTCGAATCGACGCCGTGGGGAACGTCGCGGGTCGGTGGACGCCCGAGAGCGTCGGAGTCGCGCCGGAGACCGATTCCGACGCGGACGGCGACGCCGACCCGGCACCCGTGGCGGCCGGGAGCCACCTCGATTCCGTCCCGGAGGGCGGCATCTTCGACGGCCCGCTGGGCGTCTACGCGGCGCTCGAAGCCGTCCGCGCGATGCAGGACGCGGGCCTCGAACCCGACCGCCCGGTCGAAGTCGTCTCGTTCACCGAGGAGGAAGGCCAGCGGTTCGCGTCGGGCTTGCTGGGGTCGTCGGTCGCGGTGGGCGAGCGGTCGGTGGAGGACGCCCTCGCGCTCGAAGCCGACGGCGTGGGCGACCGCGAGGGCACCGTCACGCTCGAATCCGCGCTGGAGACTATCGGTTTTCGGGGCGAGGGACTCCTCGACGCCAGCGAGTGGGACGCGTGGCTCGAACTCCACGTCGAGCAGAGCGAGCGGTTGACCGACGCCGGAGTCCCGGTCGGCGTCGTCACCGCCATCACGGGTATCACTCACTGCGAGGCGACGGTCCGCGGCGAGGCCAACCACGCCGGAGCGACGCCGATGGGCGACCGGACCGACGCGCTGGCCGCCGCCAGCGAGTTCGTGCTGGACGTGGAGCGGGCCGCGAACGAGGTCGTCGCGGCCGACAGCGAGACCGCCGTGGGGACGGTCGGCAGTCTCGACGTGCGCCCGAACGCGACCAACGTCGTCCCCGGCGCGGTCGAGACGGGCGTCGATATTCGAGACGTGGACCGCGACGCGATGCAGGAACTCGTCGCGCGCGCCGAGCGGAGCCTCGCCAGACTCGAACGCGAGCGCGGCGTCGAGACCGAGTTCCGTCGCCCGTTCGACCTCGAACCGACGCCGATGAGCGACCGGGTTCGGGACGCCGCTCACGACGCGGGCGAGCGGGCCGGTATCGAGACGCTGGACATGCACTCGGGCGCGGCCCACGACACGATGCACGTCGCCAGCGTCACGGACGCGGGCCTGCTGTTCGCGCCCTCGCGCGACGGCATCTCCCACAACCCGAAGGAGTGGACCGACTGGGACGACTGCGCGACCGCGACCCGAGTGCTGGCAGGCGCGCTCGCCGACCTCGCCGGGGCCGACCTCGGAGCCGAGTGA
- a CDS encoding DUF7553 family protein has protein sequence MADDRSDLRTAAETLSDVRDSISDDETADRLGSFADQLRSMADADRGPDHGRLDRVMHGLREISSALEGEESVHVESAREEVRSYRETVEGV, from the coding sequence ATGGCAGACGACAGAAGCGACCTCCGGACCGCCGCAGAGACGCTAAGCGACGTGCGGGACAGTATCTCGGACGACGAGACGGCCGACCGACTCGGCTCGTTCGCCGACCAACTCCGGTCGATGGCCGACGCCGACCGAGGGCCGGACCACGGCCGACTCGACCGCGTGATGCACGGGCTTCGAGAGATTTCGTCGGCGCTAGAGGGCGAGGAGTCCGTGCATGTCGAGTCGGCCCGCGAAGAGGTCCGGTCGTACCGCGAGACGGTCGAGGGAGTGTAA
- a CDS encoding tryptophanase — translation MRAYKSKVVSPIRLPERDEREAQLEAAGYNVFNLDSEAVFVDLLTDSGTGTMSESQWAAMMSGDEAYAGSESFDRLQESVADVMGFERILPAHQGRGAENVLYGALVSEGDYVPNNTHFDTTRAHISNNGAEPVDCPHAEALSSDRDFAGDIDVERVRELADDVGKEKIPAILLTLTNNSLAGQPVSVENVRETRKLADELDATFVIDACRFAENAYFVREREAEFADQSVAEVAREQLSYADALVMSGKKDGLVNVGGFVALRDDPELDDLHAKARERAILYEGFTTYGGMAGRDLEAMAVGLREAVEESYVADRVGQVRRLGDLLAERDVPVQRPTGGHAVYVNAAEFLPEIPAERFPGQALVCELYREGAVRGVELGSFAFPDTDRPELVRLSLPRRTYGADHLEHVAETFERVAERRDAGEISGLEITDEPEMAELRHFSAELRPVEESEATETATAD, via the coding sequence ATGCGAGCCTACAAGTCGAAGGTCGTCTCTCCGATTCGCCTCCCCGAGCGCGACGAGCGCGAAGCGCAACTCGAAGCGGCCGGGTACAACGTCTTCAATCTCGACTCCGAGGCGGTGTTCGTGGACCTCCTGACCGACAGCGGCACCGGGACGATGAGCGAGTCCCAGTGGGCCGCGATGATGTCGGGCGACGAGGCCTACGCCGGGTCCGAGAGCTTCGACCGCTTGCAGGAGTCCGTCGCCGACGTGATGGGCTTCGAGCGAATCCTGCCCGCCCATCAGGGTCGCGGCGCAGAGAACGTCCTCTACGGCGCGCTCGTCTCCGAGGGCGACTACGTGCCGAACAACACCCACTTCGACACCACGCGCGCTCACATCTCGAACAACGGGGCCGAACCGGTCGATTGTCCTCACGCCGAGGCCCTGTCGAGCGACCGCGACTTCGCTGGCGACATCGACGTTGAGCGCGTCCGGGAACTGGCCGACGACGTGGGAAAGGAGAAGATTCCCGCAATCCTGCTCACGCTCACGAACAACTCGCTGGCCGGGCAACCGGTCAGCGTCGAGAACGTCCGCGAGACCCGCAAACTGGCCGACGAACTCGACGCGACGTTCGTCATCGACGCCTGCCGATTCGCGGAAAACGCCTACTTCGTCCGCGAGCGCGAGGCGGAATTCGCCGACCAATCGGTCGCCGAGGTCGCGCGCGAACAGCTCTCGTACGCCGACGCGCTCGTCATGAGCGGCAAGAAGGACGGACTGGTCAACGTCGGCGGCTTCGTCGCCCTGCGGGACGACCCCGAACTCGACGACCTGCACGCGAAAGCCCGCGAGCGGGCCATCCTCTACGAGGGCTTCACCACCTACGGCGGGATGGCGGGTCGGGACTTGGAGGCGATGGCGGTCGGCCTCCGGGAGGCCGTCGAGGAGTCCTACGTCGCCGACCGCGTGGGGCAGGTCCGGCGACTCGGCGACCTCCTCGCGGAGCGCGACGTGCCGGTCCAGCGCCCGACCGGCGGCCACGCCGTCTACGTGAACGCCGCGGAGTTCCTGCCCGAGATTCCCGCCGAGCGATTCCCCGGACAGGCGCTGGTCTGTGAACTCTACCGCGAGGGCGCGGTCCGGGGCGTCGAGTTGGGGAGTTTCGCGTTCCCCGACACCGACCGCCCGGAACTGGTTCGCCTCTCGCTTCCCCGCCGGACCTACGGCGCGGACCACCTCGAACACGTCGCCGAGACGTTCGAGCGCGTCGCCGAGCGCCGCGACGCGGGCGAGATTTCCGGCCTCGAAATCACCGACGAACCGGAGATGGCCGAGTTACGCCACTTCAGCGCGGAGTTGCGGCCGGTCGAGGAGTCCGAGGCGACCGAGACCGCGACCGCCGACTGA
- a CDS encoding halocin C8-like domain-containing protein: protein MKDTNSNTVSRRNVLRSLGVAGAATATATGVGPSDLQVFGDARAQKSAADRTLVVEASGEVTYEFSVTGLLSAVDAPARGVKLGTAKASLEGGRHEFSFTGEFTEFEVDGDANVTVDGRPFDYESFPHETLEIVADGSVSYDVSASGALEVSEGTATRRDDRRVEGTLSGGSHVLSYAGELTYLDLDGDATLVHNGTEVASDTPLPLTDLGEATVEARGESYELTFGHDAAVSGDGTATASGRAVVESQAKGGTSTVRYIGGFVSLDVPGVGSVRSPPGSQRLELEATGDTAAEFTVRTTGQFANGERAREVTVEGGEIDLVSVTGRPTEIVVSSSKGNRSVTVSLDYGADEERVDSSVALQLAAEMERREKVQTLLGAASEYGRVRHDAGGITAVSPPEGSEYIDRETVVFDLTDLQRGDGAQVLATASADATNGYASYEWKTSDGFTKQQEFDSFDGQSVGTQSADNTVFESNAFIESYGVEENGVSVASTGATLATTSVTFNVDAFRTAHQQAGDQVRTQGLWNDFWGAVQDAINWCTNAFSSVDTKDLEEIGGDLAITSHTVKFDLAEELSDEGDLPRGFKGATFLWTSAITFAQTDAAKQLLDHGYIDSCSGCAAAVQLGWDIGCSYASPYICGAAGIASGGVGLVACATFVSLLCNLPNTEENADWVCNEAGAC from the coding sequence GTGAAAGATACGAATTCAAATACCGTTTCTCGACGTAACGTTCTCCGTTCGCTCGGAGTCGCTGGAGCCGCGACCGCCACCGCAACCGGGGTCGGCCCCAGCGACCTGCAAGTCTTCGGCGATGCTCGCGCACAGAAGAGCGCCGCCGACCGGACGCTGGTCGTCGAGGCCAGCGGCGAAGTCACCTACGAGTTCAGCGTCACCGGTCTCCTCTCGGCCGTAGACGCCCCCGCGAGGGGCGTCAAACTGGGCACCGCGAAGGCGTCGCTCGAAGGCGGACGACACGAGTTCTCCTTCACCGGCGAGTTCACCGAGTTCGAAGTTGACGGCGACGCGAACGTCACCGTCGACGGCCGTCCGTTCGACTACGAGTCGTTCCCCCACGAGACGCTCGAAATCGTCGCCGACGGGTCGGTCTCCTACGACGTGTCCGCGAGCGGCGCGCTCGAAGTGAGCGAGGGCACCGCGACCCGACGCGACGACCGACGCGTCGAGGGAACGCTCTCGGGCGGTTCACACGTTCTCTCGTACGCTGGCGAACTGACCTATCTCGACCTCGACGGCGACGCGACGCTCGTCCACAACGGGACGGAAGTCGCGTCCGACACGCCGCTCCCGCTGACCGACCTCGGCGAGGCGACCGTCGAGGCCCGCGGCGAGTCCTACGAACTCACCTTCGGCCACGACGCCGCCGTGTCGGGTGACGGAACCGCGACCGCCTCGGGCCGCGCCGTCGTCGAATCGCAGGCCAAGGGCGGCACGTCGACGGTACGGTACATCGGCGGGTTCGTCTCGCTGGACGTTCCCGGCGTGGGGAGCGTCAGGTCGCCGCCGGGGTCCCAGCGACTCGAACTCGAAGCCACGGGTGACACCGCCGCGGAGTTCACTGTTCGCACCACGGGCCAGTTTGCGAACGGCGAGCGCGCTCGGGAGGTTACCGTCGAGGGCGGCGAGATAGACCTCGTCTCCGTTACGGGCCGACCGACCGAAATCGTCGTCTCGTCCTCGAAAGGCAACCGGAGCGTCACGGTCTCGCTCGACTACGGTGCCGACGAGGAGCGCGTCGATAGCTCGGTCGCGCTCCAACTCGCCGCCGAGATGGAGCGACGCGAGAAGGTCCAGACGCTACTCGGGGCCGCCTCGGAGTACGGCCGCGTTCGCCACGACGCTGGCGGCATCACCGCCGTCTCCCCGCCCGAGGGGAGCGAGTACATCGACCGCGAGACGGTCGTGTTCGACCTGACGGACCTCCAGCGCGGCGACGGTGCGCAGGTTCTGGCGACCGCGAGTGCGGACGCCACGAACGGCTACGCTAGCTACGAGTGGAAGACCTCTGACGGCTTCACCAAGCAACAGGAGTTCGACTCCTTCGACGGCCAGAGCGTCGGCACTCAGTCGGCCGACAACACCGTGTTCGAGTCGAACGCGTTCATCGAGTCGTACGGCGTCGAGGAGAACGGGGTCAGCGTCGCCAGCACGGGCGCGACGCTCGCGACGACTTCGGTCACGTTCAACGTCGATGCGTTCCGGACCGCCCACCAACAGGCGGGCGACCAAGTGCGGACGCAGGGTCTCTGGAACGACTTCTGGGGCGCGGTTCAGGACGCCATCAACTGGTGTACGAACGCCTTCTCCAGCGTCGATACCAAGGACTTAGAGGAGATCGGCGGCGACCTCGCCATCACGTCTCACACCGTCAAGTTCGACCTCGCCGAGGAGCTTTCCGACGAGGGCGACCTCCCCCGCGGGTTCAAGGGCGCGACGTTCCTGTGGACTTCCGCCATCACCTTCGCTCAGACTGACGCCGCGAAGCAACTGCTCGATCACGGCTACATCGACTCGTGTTCGGGCTGTGCGGCCGCCGTCCAACTGGGCTGGGATATCGGCTGTAGCTACGCGAGTCCGTACATCTGCGGCGCGGCGGGCATCGCCAGCGGCGGCGTCGGACTGGTCGCGTGCGCCACGTTCGTGAGTCTCCTCTGTAACCTCCCGAACACCGAGGAGAACGCCGATTGGGTCTGCAACGAAGCCGGAGCCTGCTGA
- a CDS encoding DUF7344 domain-containing protein: MCDDASSGSDDDSPPFSSSLSDSDEWCIDRLFETIADRRSRYVLSFFDSASVDAVELDRLVDYVTEREAEESPDGEASPDSEAPSDGEASTGDSSAVENERHRQRVAIALHHKHLPKLAEEAFVDYDSRTKTVRYWGGDRVSACLELYEAAEDGWHRDESHRDG, from the coding sequence ATGTGCGACGACGCGTCTAGCGGAAGCGACGACGACTCCCCACCGTTCTCCTCGTCGCTCTCCGACAGCGACGAGTGGTGTATCGACCGATTGTTCGAGACGATAGCCGACAGGCGATCCCGATACGTGCTGTCGTTCTTCGATTCGGCGTCGGTGGACGCGGTCGAACTGGACCGACTCGTGGATTACGTGACCGAGCGCGAAGCCGAGGAGTCCCCGGACGGCGAAGCGTCCCCGGACAGCGAAGCGCCGAGCGACGGCGAAGCGTCAACGGGGGACTCCTCGGCGGTCGAAAACGAGCGACACCGCCAGCGGGTCGCCATCGCGCTCCACCACAAGCACCTGCCGAAACTCGCCGAGGAGGCGTTCGTTGACTACGACTCGCGCACGAAGACGGTTCGCTACTGGGGCGGCGACCGGGTGTCGGCCTGTCTGGAACTGTACGAGGCGGCCGAAGACGGATGGCACCGAGACGAGAGCCATCGGGACGGGTGA
- a CDS encoding HalOD1 output domain-containing protein, which produces MFDSDETNDGPANCGPETHRVNYDPASDAKPSHALVVGVADRAGVDPLELNPLHDAVDPELIDELVGEDGLPEVNGHVSFAYAGFDVTVYPSGLFELSPV; this is translated from the coding sequence ATGTTCGACAGTGACGAGACGAACGACGGTCCCGCCAACTGCGGTCCGGAGACTCACAGAGTCAACTACGACCCGGCGAGCGACGCAAAGCCGAGTCACGCCCTCGTCGTCGGCGTCGCCGACCGGGCGGGAGTCGATCCGCTGGAGCTGAATCCGCTCCACGACGCGGTAGACCCCGAGTTGATAGACGAATTAGTCGGCGAAGACGGCCTACCGGAGGTGAACGGTCACGTCTCGTTCGCCTACGCCGGGTTCGACGTGACTGTCTATCCGAGCGGACTGTTCGAGTTATCGCCGGTCTGA
- a CDS encoding RNA ligase partner protein codes for MAEFPLEQRFVLDTSVFFADEIRRDDEEREEAVLRLLDLIAEAKLSLNISCYIPPSVYDELTGMLRDRGVSDEVFSKLNTWVIKKHPARFEVMIPAEIVFEFIDEMSDRVNRGLRVSEEAVREAQALDGEPLDGQEYMTDVDQLVSDLREKYRKALRQGVLDSHEDFDLLVLARELDAGVVTEDVGIVSWAEDFGLRYLRGRDFPSLLAEYLDANDRAA; via the coding sequence ATGGCCGAATTTCCGCTCGAACAGCGGTTCGTCCTCGACACGTCGGTGTTCTTCGCCGACGAGATTCGCCGGGACGACGAGGAGCGCGAGGAGGCGGTACTGCGGTTGCTCGACCTGATAGCCGAGGCGAAACTCTCGCTCAACATCTCGTGTTACATCCCGCCGTCGGTTTACGACGAACTGACCGGGATGCTCCGGGACAGGGGCGTCTCCGACGAAGTGTTCTCGAAGCTCAACACGTGGGTCATCAAGAAACACCCCGCGCGCTTCGAGGTGATGATTCCGGCCGAAATCGTCTTCGAGTTCATCGACGAGATGAGCGACCGAGTGAACCGCGGGTTGCGCGTCTCCGAGGAGGCCGTCCGGGAAGCCCAAGCCCTCGACGGCGAACCCCTCGACGGCCAAGAGTACATGACCGACGTGGACCAGTTGGTTTCGGACCTCCGGGAGAAGTACCGCAAGGCGCTCCGGCAGGGCGTGTTAGACTCCCACGAGGACTTCGACCTGCTGGTGCTGGCGCGCGAACTCGACGCGGGCGTCGTCACCGAGGACGTGGGCATCGTCAGTTGGGCCGAGGACTTCGGCCTGCGCTACCTGCGCGGTCGGGACTTCCCGTCGCTGTTGGCGGAGTATCTGGACGCGAACGACCGAGCGGCGTGA
- a CDS encoding L-aspartate oxidase, whose product MTYHRPAGETYGGIAPTEERGRGTDRRDDDRRRGDRRSGDGPLDYETVSVPVLVIGAGAAGARTAIELAERGVESLVVGKRDHGDAHTTWAAGGINGSLGSLDPDDDWTIHAADTLKEGHFLNDPVAVETVTKAMPDRLRELDEWGTNFDKTDEGRINQRYFGAQSFRRTAFVGDRTGEAILDALVAKARSLDVPYRENVMVTDLLSDGQRVYGAVAVDLTDGRFVLFAADSVVVAAGGFSALYGRHSSRDDENTADGPALAYEAGADLMDLEFVQFHPTGMVGNRYGEEWSGRLVTEAVRGEGGRLYNADGERFMERYSPDQMELDARDVVARAIAREVREGRGTENGGVYLDISHRDADYVRERLPKMVERFASLGVDITEEAVEIAPTAHYTMGGVDIDWTTGETRVEGLYAVGESAAGVHGANRLGGNSLAETVAMAPVVGRHVAERDPEAPDLGDADPADADFPSGMVAYAERAMGALADLEAADGDTRPAELIADLRKLMDDHAGIIRDGDSLREGLADLRLLRDRTAEVRVVGDRTGEDFELALDLAFMLTLAEGLLRGALVREESRGAHFRTDYPEKSPAWRRNILFRRGDTGMDHFTREVAAPSPEVQKALDAGYELDYHHLE is encoded by the coding sequence ATGACATACCACAGACCTGCCGGTGAGACGTACGGCGGCATCGCCCCGACCGAGGAGCGAGGCCGCGGGACCGACCGGCGAGACGACGACCGGCGACGCGGCGACCGACGGTCTGGCGACGGACCGCTCGACTACGAGACGGTATCGGTCCCGGTGCTGGTAATCGGTGCGGGCGCGGCCGGTGCCCGCACGGCGATAGAACTCGCGGAGCGCGGCGTCGAGTCGCTCGTCGTCGGCAAGCGCGACCACGGCGACGCGCACACGACGTGGGCCGCCGGGGGCATCAACGGCTCGCTCGGGAGCCTCGACCCGGACGACGACTGGACGATTCACGCCGCGGATACGCTGAAGGAGGGCCACTTCCTCAACGACCCCGTGGCCGTCGAGACGGTGACGAAGGCGATGCCCGACCGACTCCGAGAACTGGACGAGTGGGGGACGAACTTCGACAAGACCGACGAGGGCCGCATCAATCAGCGGTACTTCGGTGCCCAGTCGTTCCGCCGGACCGCGTTCGTCGGCGACCGGACCGGCGAGGCCATCCTCGACGCGCTCGTGGCGAAAGCCCGGTCGCTCGACGTTCCGTACCGCGAGAACGTCATGGTCACGGACCTGTTGAGCGACGGCCAGCGCGTCTACGGCGCGGTCGCGGTGGACCTGACCGACGGCCGCTTCGTGCTGTTCGCGGCCGACAGCGTGGTCGTGGCCGCGGGCGGGTTCTCGGCGCTCTACGGCCGCCACTCGTCGCGTGACGACGAGAACACCGCCGACGGCCCGGCGCTGGCGTACGAGGCTGGCGCGGACCTGATGGACCTCGAATTCGTCCAGTTCCACCCGACCGGCATGGTCGGGAACCGCTACGGCGAGGAGTGGTCCGGTCGCCTCGTGACCGAGGCGGTCCGGGGCGAGGGCGGTCGCCTCTACAACGCCGATGGCGAGCGGTTCATGGAGCGATACTCGCCCGACCAGATGGAACTCGACGCCCGCGACGTGGTGGCCCGCGCCATCGCTCGGGAGGTCCGGGAGGGCCGGGGCACCGAGAACGGCGGCGTGTATCTCGACATCAGCCACCGCGACGCCGACTACGTGCGCGAGCGCCTGCCGAAGATGGTCGAGCGATTCGCGTCGCTCGGCGTGGACATCACCGAGGAGGCCGTCGAAATCGCGCCGACCGCCCACTACACGATGGGCGGGGTGGACATCGACTGGACGACCGGCGAGACGCGCGTGGAGGGTCTATACGCCGTCGGCGAGTCGGCGGCGGGCGTCCACGGGGCGAACCGCCTCGGCGGGAACTCGTTGGCCGAGACGGTGGCGATGGCTCCGGTGGTCGGCCGCCACGTCGCGGAGCGCGACCCCGAAGCCCCGGACCTCGGCGACGCGGACCCGGCAGACGCCGACTTCCCGAGCGGGATGGTCGCGTACGCCGAGCGCGCGATGGGCGCGCTCGCGGACCTCGAAGCCGCCGACGGCGACACGCGACCGGCGGAACTAATAGCCGACCTGCGGAAGCTGATGGACGACCACGCGGGCATCATCCGTGACGGCGACTCGCTCCGCGAGGGCCTCGCGGACCTCCGACTCCTGCGTGACCGGACCGCGGAGGTGCGCGTGGTCGGCGACCGGACCGGCGAGGACTTCGAACTCGCGCTCGACCTCGCGTTCATGCTGACGCTGGCCGAAGGTCTCCTCCGGGGCGCGCTCGTCCGCGAGGAGTCCCGCGGCGCGCACTTCCGGACCGACTACCCCGAGAAGTCGCCTGCGTGGCGACGGAACATCTTGTTCCGCCGGGGCGACACGGGGATGGACCACTTCACCCGCGAGGTGGCCGCGCCCTCGCCCGAGGTGCAGAAAGCCCTCGACGCGGGGTACGAACTGGACTACCACCACCTCGAATAA